ATTATAATGCAAGAAACTTATAAACATGGCACCAATACAAAACAGTCTTGTGAACATGAAACAAAACCCATTGCCAATCTAATAACATTAACCCAGTTCAAATCAGCTATATGAAAAATCATTCTGTTCCAGTTTGGGCGTTCCATactggttgcatgcaaaagccAGTAGAGAGTGTATCTCCTAGCTGCAAAGGCATACTATCCCCAATTACTATCCAGAACATAGATCAACTGGGCCATGAATAATAATTGTACCCGATTAATATCTCAAACACGATATAAATACGAATTTTAAATTGCTCAAATCTCCGCATTGCTATGTGATTCCAGCTACTTTCCCAAATCCACAAGAAAACTAAGTTCTTGTGATGTTAAGCTTGGAAATCATGAGAAATCTTTAACTCCATCTTCCCACAgaggaaagaaatatttcttcAAGGAATTCATAGTTCTGCAAGCTTAGCAAACTTGCTGGCTAGCTTGCTGTTCAACTCTTATCTTAATAAGGTCTAAATACTTGCTCTTACTCCtagataaataaatacttattcataCTTGAGTTGCCACTTTCTACAATCCTGGGGCTTTCTTTTTCTGCCCTTTTAaaagtttccttttctgataatCAGTGAAAATGAAGATCTAGAATTGGTGTCTGTCTGAGTGAAAagttccatttttccatttttccttgttGCTTGGAATTCTTCAATCAAAGCCATCCGCCTGGGCTCCAGATAAATTAGTGTCACAGTATGGAGAGTtgcatttaaacatttttcagtTGACTAGGGCATCTTCATATGTTTCTTACTGTGTTTTAATTTAGCTTCAAGTCTGCCATATGCCAATATAAACTagcttttatttcctttaaaaattctctCTATTTTCACCTACTCACTGATGAACCTTGATTGATCCTTGCAAATAATATAATCAAGTTCTCTTTATATTGATCCAGCATTTCAATTTATATCTAATATTGTTCATTTCTTACTCTTACACTTCTCTGCTTCCATATCAGGTTTCAAATTTTGTTTTCGGAtaaagtttcctttttttccattgaaaCTGGCTATTATTATGttctatttatataatatatttatatgtaatttatatatttattacatttatgaTTATGCAAATTAGCACAATTTTCTTGTGAATCTGAAATCCGTCACATCACTTTGATACTGGGTAATATGAGATCAAACTTTCAGATTGACAGGCAGCGTCATCAACCTGCTTTTTGCCACATAAACCATTTCTGTTCTAATTTCTgactttgttgttgctgttgagtcatggCCAAGtcctcatgaccccatctggggttggttggcagagacactagcggggtttgccatttccttctccagctcattttacagatgaggaaactgaggcaaacagggtgaagtgacttgcctggggtcacacagctaggaagtatctgaggtaggatttgtactcataaagatgagtcttactTATTCTAAGCCTACTGCTCTACCCATTACATCTCCCAGCTGCCCAAGCAACTTTGTCAATATAAGTGATATACAGGGTAAAGTGGAGGTAATCTTATAAGGAAGGCGCTGGCAGCTGGGACTGGGAAAGGACTCCTGTAGAATGGAATTCAAACTGAGCTAAAGGGAGTCAGAGAAGTcaagagatggaagtgaggagggagagcatggcAAGCAGGGTACAAAAGcaaagaggtgggagatggagggtcGTATGCAAGGAATATCCAGAACTCTGGCCAACTAGGGCCtagtttcctttcattcttttagcCATAAGATGATCCTGCTGATGATCATCTTTTTCAAGAAGAAATCTCTTGACAGACATGGCTGGGAAACCTCTATTGCCATGATGGGGCTGAGAGGTGAGACAttccgcccccccaccccataccttTTCTGGAGGACTAGAAATGATCCCTAAAGAGAATGGcagattttcctcatcttttcctcatcttcttctACAAAGGGGTGGTGCCTTAACAAGAGTTtccatcctccccccccccccccccgccaaccCCCAACTCTCAGTTTCGAATGTTTTTTGAAACTGCCTGTCACTTGCCGTGAACCAACCAGGAGCTCCTTGCGTCATCCCAACACGTCCCTCCACAGGGAGCCAGGGTTATTGTCCACTTTCACTGCAGGTGTAACTTGACTAGCAAATCAGGACTTTGCtgatcacacacacacccaccacaTCATTGTCCTTCAGAGCAGAGCACCATCCCGTGGTAGAGGAGAAGGGTTATCGGGCAGAAAAACGAAGGCCCTCCTCCATCCTATAGATGAGAAGACCGAGACTTAGTGAAGCTAATCCCCCTGACCCAGGGCCACCCAGTTAGGAAGGGCATACACGTCTATGGGtgtttatatccccagctctGACACACACTTGGCCACTTTATTTGTCAGCTGTCTTGTCACCAAAAAGTTGGCCACTAGGTGCTGAATTTCTTTGGCTGGACATAGCATTTCATAAAGGCCATCTCTGTGGTGTGGAGGTTGGGAAAGAATACACACAGCCAATGAAATGTGAGTATTTCTGTCCCCCCACCCagcccccactccacccccccacccatgTATTTTTGATAAAGTCGAGGAAGAGGTTTCTATAAATCCAACCCAGCCCCATATGCCTTCCCTGACATTGTTCAGGAGAGAGAGGGAGCTGACCCACTTCATTTCCCCAAAGCCCCAGGCTCAATGCCAGTGCCTTGGCAGCAGCCAGCCCTTCCTTCCCCACAGGGCAGCTGCAGaagcccctccctctccctggactcctccatctcctccaccTCAGACTTTCTGCACAGTCATCTCCCTTCTGAGCCAGAGGCATCAACCCGGGTGAGTGAGCTGTGAGAcgctttcccttttcttccctcctttcctctgagCAAGGCCAGCTCAGTATGAGGGAAGCTGGGAGTGGAGGTGTGGGTTTCTTGGGTATTGACGACTGAGTAGTGAGTCATCCTCTCCATATCAACAGAGGAGACACTGAGGCACAAACCAGGCAAAGACCCATTGCCTTTCAGAATAGAATTTGAGTTGGAAAGTGCATGGTGCCTAGGCCAAAtttaggaattcttttttggggggaggaggggtcaGACCTGGTAAGAAGACTTGGATCTTGGGAAACAAGGCCTGGAGAGGTAAGAGATCTTAGAACACCTGTGCTGAGAAGGCTCAGGAGGAACAAGGCAAGGTTAGGGAAAGATTTGCCTGGATGCTAAAAGGCCCTGTGATCCCACTTACATGGGTTTGCCTGGATATTACTGTTAGATCCTGGGGATCTCCCAGTATGTATCTGGGCATCTCCCCTCCCATTGGTCCCCAGACCTAGCATTCTAATGCAGGGCACAGGAAACAAGCCTTTGTAGTTGGATAGAGTCATGTCAGGAGAGGAGATAGCCTGCTACCCAGAAAGTCTGGCCCTTGTTCCCAGAGAACGTGTAACAATTACTCCAAACCTTTAGCCCTTGGAGGAACACCACAGTGGTGGTGATGAGAGCTAGGGGATATAAGATAGGGGTCTGATGAGGGAAGGCTGATGGAGGAACATGAAGCCCTGGGGATAGTGGATTAAGACTGCTCTAGAGAAGGGGggcacatacaagatacatacagagtagatggaaggggaAGACTCTGACTCTGACCTGTCTGCCTAAGGTAGAGTTCTGCAGGTGATGCATTTCTTTGGCTGCAACAAGTCCAAAAGACCTAAGTGAggtctcttggggagggggtgatatGACCCACATCAGAAGAGAAATCAGCCACAgctgtgaaatcacagatcctcaaAGTATTGAAGTAGAGACGTTTAACATGATcaagtctgggcctcagtttcctcatctgtaaaatggaagagttaagctagatgacctccaaggccccCTCTCATTTTAAATCTTATAGTCCTAAGTTTACAAAGGTTCAGAGATGTTGTTAACCCCACCTGAGATGAattaaaggggggagggggatttGCCTAGAAAGTCAAAGATTGTAGAGGAAGTCACATTTCCCAGGACTTGGGAAAGGCTGATGCAGAAGAAATAATTGGAGGGATGCTTTGGGGTAAGGGAAAACTTGGGGTAGGGAGGGTGTGGTTACCAAGTGAGGAGTTACTAAAATTCACAAATCATAAACATACAATTTAGTACAATATTCATTTGTACATTTATTACAATAttgaaatacaaaaatacatcttattccatttgatcctcactataaGTCTGAGATAAGTAGAGAAGGTATTcacacccccattttgcagatgagggaactgaggctcgaAAAGTAGTAGGTTATATGTAAGAATGAAAGGTTGTGTGGGGATGGGGGACTAAGTGCTCAGGAGGCTGGGAAGTGGACTGTACTGGGAGTGTGAAATGGTCCTGTTCTAGGCCTCCCTCTACACTCCTCCTCACTCAGGATGGGCAACATCCAGGACAGGCCTTCAGAGATGATCCAACGAGAGAGGAAACAACTGGTAGAAGTCCTCAAAAATGATTCAGTCATCCTGCTGGATGGGCTTATGGCTCGAGGCATCATCACAGTGAGTGAGTATGAGTCCCTGGATGCCATGAATGACcctgagcatgtagtgcgccggATACTTCTGATAGTACAGAAGAAGGGTGAGTTTGCTTGCCAGGAGCTGCTGAAGTGTGCGTCTGAGATCCATCCGTACGACTCCAGAGACCCTTATTGGAACTGGAAGCTTACACCAGAGGGTAAGTGGACTCTCAAGAACACAGTGGGCAAGAGGgcataaggaagaaaaagaaagtgtgtcagaagggatgagagatggagaaagacaagACGTCCCATCCTCCTGTAGACCTTGCCATCAGGGAACACAGAGTTATGGTAGGGGGGCAGGTCAGAGAAAACAGCATGGATTCCCTCCTCCCCATACCATGAGCCAGGCTTGCAGATAAGGTTGGCAGTTACCAGTCCACAGTGTTTTCTAGCTGGTCCAGCCCAGCCCTTGATGGCTTAAGGCAGGGGATGCATAGTCTTGTATCTTCCTGGTTTTGTTACACATATAGGAGGATCTTCCACCACTTCATGATTTCCCCTGCCCAAGTGCCCAAGGAACAAGACTGTTTGGGAAATCCATTTTCCAGTATCTTTCTGCTCTTTTTAGCCTTCCTCACCATAAAGCAAGGGGGTTCTTATCTaaacccctttgacagtctggtgaagcctgtggacccctttcTCCGAATGTTTATTACCTGCATTCATAACTCAAGGAAGTACTAAATTTCATTTAGCAGTTAGAGAAAACAATGTCTTAGGAGAAAATTAACATTGTTCTGCTTCTCAAGGTCATTGgcatttatgttttctctttggaGAAAAACTCCTTTCGGAGTGGAAGTCCCCCATTGAAGGGGCTGGAGGTCACACAAAGATCTGAGGAGCAGATACAGTATCCGCCATCCAACATTTATTCACTCAACAAACACAAGGAAAGGTTTTTAGCTGAACGCCTGCTGGGTGCTGTGCTCTGGAGGACATACAAAGGAACAGAGAATTTACTTTCAATGTCCTTATGttctaatagagaagaaaaaggcagatACAAATGAAGAGTAGAAAGAATGCtcgatttagagtcagaagacctggattccaatgctggttctgcttacttcctcATTGTCCAACCTCTCtggacccagtttcctcatttctaagatgATCGTGGACCAGATGTCACACCTGTCCCTAAATCCCAGGCCATTAAAATTCCACAATCCTAGAAGACCTAAATTCTAGTCCTGACTCTCCCATGAATTTGCCTTAAGCaaactccttcccctctctggccttatctgtaaagtgaaggaactGTCTtcattctgtttcctcctctaacAACCTGGAGTCTCGAACCCTTTCCACCTCTAACAGCGTGTCCTATTTTCTGGCGTTTAATGCCTGAAGGTTCcattcagctctaacattctagttTCCAAAGAATCTCTTAGCTTTTTGCATGCTGTGAtacaaaaatagctaacatttctatagagctttaaggtttgcaaagcattttacaaatattacctcatttgatcctcgcaacatccctgtgaggtaggtgctactattacttccattctacagatgaggaaactgaggctgagaggttatgtgctcaaggtcacacagttggtaaattTCTGAGCAGAATTTGTactcaagtcttcatgattccaggcctgacactctatccattgatctaaggtctcttctagatgAAACATGCCATATTCTGACATGCTTGGATTTTTTATGAGTCAAAgagatttgcatttccttctgtCCCCCTCAACAGAGAGTAAGGAGGTCCCAGGAGAAGGGGGTAGGGTTATGTTTTCCAAAGCAGGCAAGAGCAGAGAATGGAAAGGGgccagggcagggggtgggggtggggagaggagcacAACTGGAGAGAGATTCTTGCATGGGAAGAGAATTGATAGACTAGAATCTcatcatctcctttttctcttctttcatcacCTTCCTCACCCAGGATACAGCCATCATCACCACAGAAGTCATGACTCATGTTGCACAAATGACCAGAGGAAGATTTCATGTGGGGGTACATGCATTGGGGTTCCTAACCCTGCAGATGAGGATAAGACTGGTGATATGGAGAGATCGCAGGACTCAGAGGCAGCAGAATTGGACACTCTTGAGGACCAAGAGTCTTCAAAGGATCCAGAGCCAGAGTCACAAAGCCCAGAAGAAGATGAGTCGGCGAATGAGGTTCTGGAAGAGCCAGAGCCACAAAGCCCAGGAAACAATGACCTTTCAGAGTGGTATGTGGAGCCAGAACCAGAGCACGGAGAAGTAGTAGAAGATGAAGGAGAAGGTGCTGATGCAGAGGAAGGTATGGTCTAAAGGGGgaatggaaagggggaaaaggagaggatgaAAGGGAAGTATAGGATTGCTCCTGCTCCGTCTCTGGAGCCTCTTTTCtcttaatttatttcttattttgtctCCTCTAGATTTCTGATGGAGCCAACTGAAATGACCACTGCCCCATCCTACCTGCCATACCAGGGAATGAGGTCATCATTGGGGTAGAAGAGTACTCAGGCTGGGGCACCCAGCCTCCTGAGTTCCTGCCCAGCTAAGGCTTGGGGTCTGGGGTTGTTCCTATTTCATTTGAATAAACTCTTAATAAAGGGTCCAGAGTAGCATTGGATGGATATAATTTTTAATGACAAAAATCACAGTTTCCATTTCTATAGGCTTAAAAAAGTATGTTCCTCATAGTAGTCCCATGAGGTTGAGAGTTGGAAGTATTTCtaggcccattttacaaataaagaaactgccAACCCCTTGGAATAGAAGTTAGAGGGGAAGAAGGCTAAGGTGGACCCCCAGCGGAGGAGACTGGGGCAACATCTTGCCACCTGCCTAGTATTGTTTGTGCCCCCCTTGTTGTTGTATGtccttcaaagaggaccaatgacatcaccagtgatgtcttgactcatgcatgaattggaCCTAAGTGAGGTAAAGtgacacaaagtcatcagcctcactgtctcttcctgagtcatcgagatccagtggcaggacaaaagtcaaaagtCAAGCTTGTTCTCAAACTTCAAAGAAAGTACTGCTCCCTTCATATCCAGATTTCCACCCCTTTTTCAGGAAACAACCATCAAATCAGCATTACCATGGCTCCTTGGAAAGAACATGAAAgtattgccctttgggtcaaCTCACAATTGCTATGACTGGCTAATTCAAAGCTCCCTTCCCTGATCACTACTCAGGGATATGTATGTGTTGTATCCCCCTAGTTAGTAGAATGCAAGGTCCTTGAAAGGAGGttccttttgtatttgcatcccaaGAAGCTTTAATAcatgttgattggttgatagTCTGATAGCCCTGCTCTAAGGAGCAAAGTTACAGTTGGGAATGGGGCTGGTGGGGGTTGAGCAAAGTATATATGAAGGCAAAGAAGCCTCCTTCCTAGGGGCATCACCTGTCTGCCTTtctttggaactcagtttcctcctctggaaagtGAAAGAGattggatcaatcaatcaacaagcatgtccatgtaccaggcactgtgacagGTGCTGAGGATAGAAATATAAAAGTGATACAGTCTctacccttaaggagtttacatccttctttggggggaaaatgtgTTTACAGGTAGGTAAACATAGCATATAAACAAAATGTAAACtgggaatgaggaaaggcttcttacaggaAATGGCAATGGAGCTAGATTCCAAGAGAAAGAAGTAAGGAGGaacaacattccaggcatggagaataaTGGCAGAAAGGCCGATCTAGATGGTCCTTTTAGCTCCAAATCCTCTGCCTTAGAAATATTTCCTTCATGTTCCCTCAACCTATCTTTACTCAGGACCTGGGAGAGCTCTGTTAGGAGCTGAGGAAAAAAGACAAAGCCAGCCTGTGTTGTCCTAATAATAGCTCTCGTttctgtactttctttttttttaaacatttttcacattagtcatgttgtatagaagaattagaacaaatgggaataaccataagaaagaaaaacataaaacaaaacgaaaaaaaaaaagaaaacagtctgctttgttctgcattcagcttccatagttctttctctgtatgtggatggcattttccatcttgagtcttttggaattgttttaagtcattgcgttgctgagaagagctaagtctatcaaagtcactCATTGTACACTAtggctgttcctgtgtacaatgttctcctggttctgctcacttcactcagcttcagttcatataagtcttttcaggtttttctgaagtcctcctgttcatcatttctcatagcacaatagtattccattactcaTTTCTATATTTTCATGCCCATTATCTCATTAAATCCTCATGTAGAGATGATCAGGCCATGGGAAGTGAGGATTTAGTCACTATCACTAAAGATGGGTAGAGGAAGGTGAAGTGCCCCACCTTTCTGGTAGGATAGAGAGTTGTCCTATCTCTGACAAATATACCCCACCTACCCTGGTCATTTATGTTGGCCCAGGCTCTCCTATGATTTGGTATAGGGTTTTACAAATGTGAAATGATGAGTCACAGTtatgttcagtagtttttcagttgtgtctgactcttatgaccctctttggggttttcttggcagagatgctggagtggtttgccatttccttctctagcacatctgacagaggagaaaactgagacaaacagggcgaagtgacttgcccagggtcacacagctaggaagtatgtgaggccagatttgaactcagaaagatgagtcttccaggcccaacactctatccactgtgccacctacctgtcctaaAGTCACATTTAATATTTCACAAATCTATCAAGACTGTGGCTCAAACCTTGTCTCTCCCCAGGAAAACTTCAAAGTAGGTCATGTCTCATTCACCTATTCAGTGCCtgcccatgaaccagcaaccccattttgatatattgatcaaaagcttccaggcccaataagtacgccttgaaagagtaaccaggaggctacagagaagcatgattgcataaagcaaaatcatgcttccccctctatggtaaaaagattacccactggcctgaagtctttgttcagcttcctcccgtaggtcagctctgctactggcagctcctgcttcagctgtggctgcggctgtagctgtagcagcctctggctccaacgggagctgcttttaaccatccagcttctgcgggggtgtaaggtacgccggggaaagcacaggttctttcaatctgcttaagcaaggtgaaggggttgaccgggaaagcacaggttctttccatcagcttaagcaagggaagcaaggtgaaggggccgacaagcttactccagtccaacatacaaacagcattcagttcaggggaaaaagccaaactagtcaagggcacttgttgactaagtgctaaggagcccatttttggttgccaatacagggaCACAGTAGAGTCttgataaaagcttgttgaatgaatgagtgaataaatgaatgaaagattcTTATCTCTATCCCAACTTTGTGTTGCCTAAAAGTAAGGCATGTTGGCATTACTGTTTAGGTCTGTTTAACACAAGAAATGGAAGAATAATAAACACAGTATTGAGACTCCCCCTAGGTGTCTGTTCAACGTTCAAGGGAAGGACCAGATGGCTGTAAATGTTGCCAGCAACAGGAGCAGTGTTGAAGTCTGAGTTCACACATTATCCTTCCCTGGGGAAAGTGCTGGGGCTTCATAGTCTGGACTACTGAAGAAGGAACCAGCAGCCCCTGGCAAAGGAGACCTACCtatcactccctcctcccctcaataTCACACAATCTCACTGCCCAGGTGAGAGCAGGGATCCTTAGCTGATTGTCAGAGGAACTCAGGAGCCCCACGACTCCACGGTCAAGCAGACTCTCAGTGCagctgcttctgcactcactgtgTCCAGACAAATAACCTTTATTTTCTGAGTGTCTCAGCGGGCTACAGACCCCAACCCCAGTAtgtcagagagaaggagaaaggaagacaatGAAGATCCCTCTGTTGAACAAGGTGACCTCAGACCAGAGATGTATCTTTCATGAAGGTGGGACAGTTGTGTTGCTTCAGGATCGGAACCAACTCACACCTGGCTCACTGCCCTGCTTTCTGCCATCCTTAGAAAAGCCAGTTGTCATTTAATTATTCACTAATTTAACAAGTTTAAGaatgtaatatatattttgaCACCAGGGGATGATACTTTGAAAAACAGCATTCCAAAGGCTGCAATGTCCTCACTGATCACCAGAGGGCACTCCAGCCTTCCCTTTGAGCTAGTTCAGCACATGGTTCCTGGGATATATGCAGTATTAATCTCAAGCaggggtttctctctctctctctctctctctctctctctctctctctctctctctcacccctctggcagtctgataaaatcaatagtgtttttaaaaatcattaattagaggaaatgctaaatttcagctagaAGTTAGgtaaagatatatgtgtgtatatgtatacatgagtgtgtgtatatatatgtgtgtatacacacatacatatat
This region of Trichosurus vulpecula isolate mTriVul1 chromosome 3, mTriVul1.pri, whole genome shotgun sequence genomic DNA includes:
- the NOL3 gene encoding nucleolar protein 3, with product MGNIQDRPSEMIQRERKQLVEVLKNDSVILLDGLMARGIITVSEYESLDAMNDPEHVVRRILLIVQKKGEFACQELLKCASEIHPYDSRDPYWNWKLTPEGYSHHHHRSHDSCCTNDQRKISCGGTCIGVPNPADEDKTGDMERSQDSEAAELDTLEDQESSKDPEPESQSPEEDESANEVLEEPEPQSPGNNDLSEWYVEPEPEHGEVVEDEGEGADAEEDF